A genomic segment from Dermacentor silvarum isolate Dsil-2018 chromosome 11, BIME_Dsil_1.4, whole genome shotgun sequence encodes:
- the LOC119432619 gene encoding ubiquitin-conjugating enzyme E2 Z translates to MMQSQAAGGSPGGSTTTNRRSWNASTPLKRGGVTSSCLLRVKRDIADFASNAPSGIYIAAADNDTATIDAMVIGPSGTPYEGGFFRFFIRCPAAYPIEPPSVRFLTTDGGRVQMHPNLHKNGDVSLSVIDNSLVPAWSPAQSLTSLLISIRSLFTGDPLYDAAHAVRGQLDYSAECYREFVRHESIRIAVCDTVESYLQDHPPLPRAFRGTVLKTFAKFYSKYEKALMEQKRLNGAEMFDLIGGTKGTFQPDSLLARLRDIREKVAERDNAFALCV, encoded by the coding sequence ATGATGCAAAGCCAGGCAGCTGGCGGGTCTCCAGGAGGCTCTACGACAACGAACCGAAGGTCATGGAACGCCAGTACGCCACTCAAACGCGGCGGCGTGACCTCATCGTGTCTGCTGAGGGTCAAGAGAGACATTGCGGACTTCGCCTCCAACGCACCGTCGGGAATCTACATCGCGGCGGCGGACAACGACACCGCCACCATCGACGCCATGGTGATCGGCCCTAGTGGCACGCCGTACGAAGGCGGTTTCTTCAGGTTCTTCATCCGCTGCCCGGCAGCCTACCCGATCGAACCACCCAGCGTCCGCTTCTTGACAACCGACGGCGGTCGGGTACAGATGCATCCGAACCTCCACAAGAACGGCGACGTGTCGCTCAGCGTTATCGACAACAGCCTCGTCCCGGCGTGGAGTCCTGCCCAGTCCTTGACCAGCCTGCTCATTTCTATCCGATCGCTGTTTACCGGCGACCCCTTGTACGACGCCGCGCACGCCGTCAGAGGGCAGCTCGACTACTCTGCCGAGTGCTACAGGGAATTCGTGCGGCACGAAAGTATCAGGATAGCCGTGTGCGATACGGTGGAATCCTACCTCCAAGACCATCCTCCACTACCGAGAGCATTCAGGGGGACAGTGCTGAAAACGTTCGCCAAGTTCTACAGCAAGTACGAAAAGGCCCTGATGGAACAGAAGCGTCTGAATGGAGCCGAAATGTTTGACCTAATTGGTGGCACTAAGGGTACTTTTCAGCCGGACTCCCTGCTGGCACGACTGCGGGATATCAGAGAGAAGGTCGCCGAGCGAGACAACGCTTTTGCTCTCTGTGTATAG